The DNA region TCTCGTCGCGACAGATGGTGGGAAAAGGACGTTTCAGCGCATGGGCTTCAAGAACACCGGCTACAGAGAGCTGTTTGTCACCAAGGTAATACGCAGGCCTTCGTATGCCGCCATTGGCATCGGGAACAGTCCCAGCATCCCCGAGGACGCTGTTGACGAGCCCGAGGAGCTGGACATGCTCTACATCTACCCTGAAGATGGAGCGGGGGGCAAGAGCGTCAGTGAGATTATTGGATATGGCCGGACAGTGGTTGCCATGTCTGAGATGACTGTCAAGCGCGTCAGtcaagaggaaggggagctACCAAGTCTGTTAATGTCAAGTAATGGGAATGGCTGTGCATTGGAATTATCGAGCTCGATTTGAGCAGTTGGATAATGAACAGCAATCAATGCACAGCCGGGGAGCAAATAAACGAAGCAACATCTCTACTCCACTTGCTTGTACCATTTCAATTCTGGTCTATCCAACCGGAGTCAGCTCCGGGGAGATACTGCTGATGACCCAGGAAGATCCAAGCTCGGGGACGTCTACTGTGCGGGGATAAGAGACATTGCTGTCTCGGTTCACAACTGCCGGTATCACTGCGTCTACGGCCCGTCTGCATACAACCCTGCGATCTGGTGTCTATGGCACCCTAAAGGGGGGGGAAATGCGGAGGTGGAAAGACAATGTTGATTGCTTTCAGCCCAAGCAGGACGACACCGAGGGACTGCAGCGCGGGTATGTTGGACGGACAGAGCCGGAATCCAGACCTGATGACGCGGCAACTGCCGTGGATCAATGGGCCAGCCATGGCCTCGAGAAAAGACTCCAGCTGGATCATGTTGCGATCGGTGGTTTCGATGTTGTGATCGAGAGACAGGATCAACAATGTTGCTGCCCATTTACACGAGACAGTCTCCCATTGGGCGTTTGTGTGAGTCGTTGTTGTCATGGATTGATGGGTTTGACGCTGGTCTATGTATCGGAGGTCAGGGAAGAAGAGTTGTCgaatgggggggatggtAGGGGCAGACTCAAGTATAAAGAGGCGGTCTCTTGCCCTCGAGAGAGGTCAAGGttttcatcaccatcaaccaacctCTCGAGCAAACAATAAACCACAAGAATCATCGCAACCATCGAAATGAAattcaccgccaccaccgcccttctcaccctcctcacaacCGCCAGCGCCCTCCCCTGGTCCTTCAGGAGTGCCGGCAATGGCAAGCACTCTGATGAGATCACGTacgtctccctccccctcaccctctaTCACCCTTTTCTGACATCGGGTAATAgcctccacctcaccctcgacaaaggaaccaccaccgcccaccaccgcccccccaaGTCAAAGTCGGAAGAGATGAAGATCATCATGGGCATGTCCGATGTCTGCCTCCGCGTCTGCTGGCCCGAATCGCCCAAGTGCCCAGAGGAATGGGTAAGCATCATTCATCATCGGAAGCAAGCGCATGGAGTAATTGCTGATGGCCTGTGTCATTGTAGTCACCCAAGAACATGGGCAGCGAAGAGGATCCGTGCTGGACTTGCTGCAGGAAGATGGAGCATGATCTTTGAGCATGAGACATTTCTCAGTGGCAAAGGGGTCGCTGGGTTTTGGGGTATTTGGTAGCTGTTGAAGGGACATGTCGGAAGTTGGATTACATACACTCCTTTGGTGAAGATAGCTTACCCTTCCTAAGGGCTTCATGTTAACGAAGGTTGGATGGTTAATGCCTGGAATGACAGATAAGAAAAAGGTGACTAAAAAATAGAAACACTGTTTCTGCAACTTTGATGGCATCTTGAGGTGAAATCTCGGATATGCATGGCATGTTCATGACCCTCGGCTCTGCTTCCGTGCGGTAGCTAACAGTAGGCAGGTTAACCACAGCGGTGGAGAGTTGATATCAAATACGAGGCATTAAAGGATTACGGCTAGGCATCTCGACTATCTCAACATATTATCCACTATATTTCTATTGGCTCCTTTTTACATAGCAATTTTGATTTGTTTGTTGCTGACAGGATACGCGTTCGACGCGCTAGGTAAACTCGACAACTCCCACCACAGGTAAGCTCTGAAGATAGTCATcagagacaagaaaaaagagaaaatggGTAACAATAAACTGTTGTAGTGAGAAGGAAAGCAGCAGGCACAGTTAAAAAATGACAAAAGAGATGCCCAATAACAGGATTGAACTGTTGACCTTCGCATTACCATATGCTGGTTTCCCAGTATTAGTACGACGCTCTAACCAGCTGAGCTAATCGGGCTGATGTGGAGATTGCTGGTGTTCCACGGGGATGTGGCTCTCATTAACAAGTTGAGCCCTTTTCCTGGAGGGTCTCGAATGCAAGTTGGACACTAGCAACAGTCCTGCGTATGCTATCTATTCATACAAATTACAACTCCCTTCTGGAAAACGAAACATTAGTGTAGTTTGGGGAGGTTCGGGGTTGTGATATACTCCAACATTAGTATATGGCGTTGACGGTGTTCAGACTTCAGGGGCTCAGTAAACAGGTCCATGGGCATACAAATACTTTCGACAGATCTCGTGCAGGTCGTACTATAAAAGGAGCTTGGTTGTCTATATGCGTTTTGTGCGAGGTAGTCTATGCAAATCACGGTAAACTCCCGGCCGGTTGTACATGAAAAAGTATCAGCTGCTGTTTCCTTTTGGAAGGATTCTTCAGCGCACCTCCTCGTGTGGTTCACCCGGATTGATGGTGAATATCCCATCTACGCTGTTCGCCCCTCTGCatccctcctcaaaatctcattcaacccctccctttTCACACAGTTCTCCAACTTGAAACTCCCCGCCAGCTCATCTAGCTCCTCCAACGTCTTGCCCTCAAAGTAACTCGCATACTCCCAGCACAAAATCTCACTCATGAGTGTCTCCCTCAACACTCGGTGAATATGCCCTTCTATCTTCCAGACTTGTGGGTATCTCTTGTTGATATGCTCGGGAAGAATTGCCTCCTTGAAGTGAGCGATGACGGGCTCGTAGATGTGCTTTACGGCAGAGTCGTCGCGGCCCCTATTCCGGAAGTGTTAGAAGAGCAGTGTCAGAGTATTATGTGAGGCTTGCCATTTATCAACACCCAAacgcttcttcttctccagaaAAGGCTTCAACAGCTTGATGTAAGCCGAGTCTGCCGAAGCGTGGACCATGCCTTGAAACCCAATGTCTTTGTACAGCCAAATGCTCCAGCTGATCTCATCTTTCTTGTAGATTTTCAGTTGCTGGCCTAGCAGGTCGTAACGTTGCTGATTGACTTTCTCATAGTTCTCGTCTCCCGGGCTCGCATAGACGGGACCAAACTCGCCGTTCCAAATCTGTCATCGTCAGCACCAAGTCAAAGTCGAACACCTATGCTATGGAAGCTAGACCCACCGGGACACCTTTCTCTTTCATGAACTGCACCTTCCTCTCGTATGTCTTCTGCAGGGACTCCTTCTGCTCGGGGCTTCCAACATAGGGCTCGCCTGCTGGGAAGCCAAAGCTGGCGTAGTCGTGTATGGCGTACACGCAGTTGGGGAGGACTTCCTTGAACCCGGTGAAATCCATGGCGTAGGTGTTGCCGTCCAGAAACAGGATGTGATCTGGGTCAACCTCGCGAATAGCCTTTTCGACTCGCTTGTACCAGGCTTGAAGTGCAGTGTGGTCAGGGTCGGCGGGTTCGTTCATGGGGTTGTAGCCAGCGACCTGTTCAGTTGAACGTCAGCAGGGAAGCCAACTGGCAAAGGGGGCTTCACTAACCCAGGTGTTATTTTTGTAATGCTTCGCAATCTCGACCCAGAGATCCGTCATGCTGTTCTGGAAGACTTTGAAGTCCCAAAACAAAGCTTTGTGAATACCCGCATCAGAGTGCCAGCCTTGATTTTGGCCTCCAGGGAAGGTGTGCATGT from Podospora pseudocomata strain CBS 415.72m chromosome 3, whole genome shotgun sequence includes:
- a CDS encoding hypothetical protein (EggNog:ENOG503P9RU), encoding MKFTATTALLTLLTTASALPWSFRSAGNGKHSDEITLHLTLDKGTTTAHHRPPKSKSEEMKIIMGMSDVCLRVCWPESPKCPEEWSPKNMGSEEDPCWTCCRKMEHDL
- the EGC2 gene encoding endo-1,4-beta-glucanase (EggNog:ENOG503NVK2; CAZy:GH5; COG:G); translated protein: MVSHAMRVHQRCHDRSTVVWIPSPFTHCSLGTEGKMAPKTPMRCLRVEGTDIVDADGKQVILKGCATGGHTNMENFITGYPGHENEMRKAMLEVLGQEKYDFFFDKVCSVAPSSTTGHGLTPVKFLEYFFTPSDARFLASLGLNCIRIPINYHHFLDDHNPGIIKQEGFKLIDRIVDACAAEGLYTIIDMHTFPGGQNQGWHSDAGIHKALFWDFKVFQNSMTDLWVEIAKHYKNNTWVAGYNPMNEPADPDHTALQAWYKRVEKAIREVDPDHILFLDGNTYAMDFTGFKEVLPNCVYAIHDYASFGFPAGEPYVGSPEQKESLQKTYERKVQFMKEKGVPIWNGEFGPVYASPGDENYEKVNQQRYDLLGQQLKIYKKDEISWSIWLYKDIGFQGMVHASADSAYIKLGRDDSAVKHIYEPVIAHFKEAILPEHINKRYPQVWKIEGHIHRVLRETLMSEILCWEYASYFEGKTLEELDELAGSFKLENCVKREGLNEILRRDAEGRTA